A part of Halogeometricum sp. S3BR5-2 genomic DNA contains:
- a CDS encoding DUF5786 family protein produces the protein MGFGSYDESEQESQDYDQDLDENDGVATSESDHKGEVNFENGASNDELLDRLKEIKDD, from the coding sequence ATGGGATTTGGGAGCTACGACGAGTCAGAACAAGAGAGTCAGGACTACGACCAAGATCTCGACGAGAACGACGGCGTTGCGACCTCGGAGAGCGACCACAAGGGTGAGGTGAACTTCGAGAACGGCGCGTCGAACGACGAACTGCTGGACCGCCTCAAAGAGATCAAGGACGACTGA
- a CDS encoding MBL fold metallo-hydrolase: MEIFTVTEGAEQFTCNAYLVVGDRNVLVDAGAMPGVEDVVAEYVDELDAVVLTHQHTDHVAELDAVLDRFDADLYAYAEHPRRDGALEDGDEVTMGEETFEVVYTPGHASDHVSFASETRLFSGDVVVYNDGAFDDGSFGRTDMSGQSRERLIESLNSLLERTPESVAELYAGHGDVFRNEPEGDTVREVIRRALTRAERREPKYPEE, from the coding sequence ATGGAGATATTCACGGTGACCGAGGGGGCCGAGCAGTTCACCTGCAACGCGTACCTCGTGGTCGGCGACCGGAACGTGCTCGTCGACGCCGGCGCGATGCCCGGCGTCGAGGACGTCGTCGCGGAGTACGTCGACGAACTGGACGCCGTCGTCCTCACCCACCAGCACACCGACCACGTCGCGGAACTCGACGCCGTGTTGGACCGGTTCGACGCCGACCTGTACGCCTACGCGGAGCATCCGCGCCGCGACGGCGCCCTCGAAGACGGCGACGAGGTGACGATGGGCGAGGAGACGTTCGAGGTGGTGTACACGCCGGGACACGCCTCCGACCACGTCTCGTTCGCGAGCGAGACGCGCCTGTTCAGCGGCGACGTGGTGGTGTACAACGACGGCGCGTTCGACGACGGCAGTTTCGGCCGCACGGACATGTCCGGTCAGTCGCGCGAGCGACTCATCGAGAGCCTGAACTCGCTTCTCGAACGGACGCCCGAATCCGTCGCGGAACTGTACGCGGGCCACGGCGACGTGTTCCGAAACGAACCGGAGGGCGACACGGTGCGCGAGGTGATACGGCGGGCGCTGACGCGCGCCGAGCGTCGCGAACCGAAGTATCCCGAGGAGTAG
- a CDS encoding 50S ribosomal protein L40e — protein sequence MPSNEAATKRTLEKQVCMRCNARNPPRADSCRKCGYKNLRPKSKERRAA from the coding sequence ATGCCCAGCAACGAAGCCGCGACGAAGCGAACGCTCGAGAAACAGGTCTGCATGCGCTGTAACGCGCGGAACCCGCCGCGAGCGGACAGTTGTCGCAAGTGCGGCTACAAGAACCTCCGCCCGAAGTCGAAGGAACGCCGCGCCGCGTAA
- a CDS encoding thioredoxin domain-containing protein: MTVRLKDFYADWCGPCKTQDPILEELEADYADVEFEKVDVDDEQDVANEYQVRSLPTLIVENDDGIVDRFVGVTQREDIESALQKAGA; the protein is encoded by the coding sequence ATGACCGTTCGACTCAAGGATTTCTACGCCGATTGGTGCGGCCCGTGTAAGACGCAGGACCCCATCCTGGAGGAGTTAGAGGCCGACTACGCGGACGTCGAGTTCGAGAAAGTCGACGTGGACGACGAACAGGACGTGGCCAACGAGTACCAGGTGCGCTCGCTCCCGACGCTCATCGTCGAGAACGACGACGGCATCGTGGACCGCTTCGTCGGCGTCACTCAGCGCGAAGACATCGAGTCGGCGCTGCAGAAGGCGGGCGCCTGA
- a CDS encoding preprotein translocase subunit Sec61beta: protein MSSGQNSGGLMSSAGLVRYFDAEDRNAIRIDPKTIVAFGLLFGVLVIVLNSVAF from the coding sequence ATGAGCAGCGGACAGAACAGCGGCGGCTTGATGTCTAGTGCGGGTCTCGTTCGGTACTTCGACGCGGAGGACCGCAACGCCATCCGCATCGACCCCAAGACCATCGTCGCCTTCGGCCTCCTCTTCGGCGTCCTCGTCATCGTCCTGAACTCGGTCGCCTTCTGA